The Bacillota bacterium genomic sequence CGATTTGGAGGTTTGGTTGGGATAGGACCTTTTCGGCCAGGACGATGGTCTTCTGCTGGCGGTCGGAGGTCCGACGCTCGATGCGGTAGGTGACTTCCTTTTGGCCGCCGGTGCCGGCTTGCTTGACCACGTTCTGCCAGGGCCACAGGGCAGGGTCCTCGACCACCTGGATGGGGAAGGGGATCCATTCTTTGACCGTCTTTATCTCCACGCTGATGATGCTCAGGTAGGGGTTGGCCTCGATGAGGCTGAGGGTCTGCCCGGGGACGATATTGCCCGACTTGGGGACCTCGGGGTTGGCCTTGAGAAGCGAATCGACGGTCGTCCCGTGCCGGGAAGCGATGGTCCAGAGGGTGTCGCCCCTGGAGACCACGTAGGTCTCGACCTTGTCGGTCCCGCGGGTCAGGATGCGCTTGGCCTCGTCCTTGGTGCGCAAGCGGTCGAGGGAGACGTCCGCCGCCTCGACGACCACCTTCTGCTCGAACTCGAGGCTGGCCACCGAGGCGCCGCGCTGCTGGATTCGCCAGGCCTCCTCGGCCTTGAGCTCGTCGACGACCGCCTGGACCTCGTCCTCCTTGAGGAGTCCGACCACGTCCCGTCCCTCAATGCGGATCATGAAACCCCCGACGACGAAGGGCGACACGTTCCGAAGGGCCTCGCGGACAGCCCGTGCGTCGGCAAGCTCAGGAAGCGCGGCCGGAATGGTCGCTCCCCGGGCCTCCGCCTGGGGGCCGGACTGGGAGTCCGTCCCCTGAGCGCTCACGCCCGTCTGAACCTCGGCGACCGGGGCTCCCTGACCGTCGGCCATGGCCTGTTGGGCCTGATCCTGCCCCTTGGGATTGAGGTACCGGACCAGGGAGACCTGGCGGCCGACGTGAACCGGGCGCCCCAGTTCACCGGTCAGTTCCGTCGCCAGGTCGTTGAGGGCCTGCTTGACCAGGCTCTTCCCATGGACCATGCCGAGGGCCCGGCCGTTGACTTCCAGGACGTAGGTGGACCGACCAGCGAGGACGACGCCGGTGAATACTCCGGCCAGGAGGAGAGCCCCGGCGGCGGCTGCAAGGAACCTGAATTGAGGTCTTCTCACCAGCTTGTGGAGGGACATGGTTGGACCTCCCAGGAGCCGAAGACTTCCGAGAGCTGCTTCGACTTGCGAGAGAATTTTTCCTCCCTAGCCAATCGAGTCATGATTCAGGAAAAAGGTGTCGTCTCATGGTATTGTGTGCCGTCGGTGGCTGGATTCATACAAAACCGCATGCTCTGGGGCAGATCACCAGCTACGCCAGCATTTACATCAAGGGGATTGGCGTCGGGGGTCAAAGATGTTCCTTGTCAGGTTTGCTAAATCAGGAAGCTCGAGGCAAGTGAGGGCGGTATTGCCGCCCAGCCGACGGGCTTCTTTGGCGATGGGCCACGGCCGCCTGGATGATCGAAAGTGAGGTGCAAAGGACTGAAGCCAAGAGCCATCAAGACCTTCATGACTTTGAGTTTGGTCGGCCTTCTGATGATCGTCTTCGTGACCGGCCGCGGCCTGGTACCGCAGGGGGCGCGAAGACGGGTCCCTGACGGGCCCGGCAGCCCGATGAGCGCGGCTGATCCAGCCGCCTTGGCCGACCCCGAAGCCTTGTTCGATACAAAGGACCCGGCCAACCAGTTGACGGCAACGGCGACGGCTGGGAACACCCCGGCTCGACCAACCATCATCACCTATGAGATCAAGTCCGGAGACACCATCTGGGACCTGGCTTCCCGCTTTGGGGTGACGGTTGATTCGATCATTGCCTCCAACGGGCTGAGCTCGTCCGGACGAATCGGCCCCGGCCAGTCCATCAAGGTCCCTTCCGTGCCGGGGATCATCGTCCGGGTTAAGTCCGGGGAGACCCTCTGGAGCCTGGCCCAAAGGTATGGCTTGAAGACCGCGGACATCGCCGCGGCCAACGGCCTCGACGAGCAGGCCGCCGTGAGAATCGGCGACGAATTGCTCTTGCCCGGGGCCCTGGCGATCAGCCAGCCTGTTCAGGTGGCCTCGCGCGGGACTTCCCGTTCCTCGGGGTCTGGATCTTCGAACCCATCCGCCTTCGGTTTCATCTGGCCGGTGCATGGCCCGATCACCTCGTCCTTCGGCCCTCGCAGCGGGGGAACCCACACCGGCCTTGATATCGGCGTGGGGATGGGCACCTCGGTGCATGCCGCCAAGGCCGGCTCGGTGGTTTCGGCCGGCTGGATCTCGGGCTATGGACTGGCCGCGGTGATCAGCCATGGGGGCGGCGTCACG encodes the following:
- a CDS encoding peptidoglycan DD-metalloendopeptidase family protein; this translates as MRCKGLKPRAIKTFMTLSLVGLLMIVFVTGRGLVPQGARRRVPDGPGSPMSAADPAALADPEALFDTKDPANQLTATATAGNTPARPTIITYEIKSGDTIWDLASRFGVTVDSIIASNGLSSSGRIGPGQSIKVPSVPGIIVRVKSGETLWSLAQRYGLKTADIAAANGLDEQAAVRIGDELLLPGALAISQPVQVASRGTSRSSGSGSSNPSAFGFIWPVHGPITSSFGPRSGGTHTGLDIGVGMGTSVHAAKAGSVVSAGWISGYGLAAVISHGGGVTTLYAHNSKLLVKAGDSVGQGDVIALSGSTGRSTGPHVHFEIRVNGQPINPLSRLP
- a CDS encoding peptidoglycan DD-metalloendopeptidase family protein; the encoded protein is MSLHKLVRRPQFRFLAAAAGALLLAGVFTGVVLAGRSTYVLEVNGRALGMVHGKSLVKQALNDLATELTGELGRPVHVGRQVSLVRYLNPKGQDQAQQAMADGQGAPVAEVQTGVSAQGTDSQSGPQAEARGATIPAALPELADARAVREALRNVSPFVVGGFMIRIEGRDVVGLLKEDEVQAVVDELKAEEAWRIQQRGASVASLEFEQKVVVEAADVSLDRLRTKDEAKRILTRGTDKVETYVVSRGDTLWTIASRHGTTVDSLLKANPEVPKSGNIVPGQTLSLIEANPYLSIISVEIKTVKEWIPFPIQVVEDPALWPWQNVVKQAGTGGQKEVTYRIERRTSDRQQKTIVLAEKVLSQPNLQIEVRGTKRAPALGTGTLYWPLATGQITSGFGWRWSGLHTGVDIAAPRGTEVDAADAGTIVYLGSKGRYGRTIMLDHGGGHVVTLYGHLNAYAAGLREGSTVEKGQVIGFVGSSGNSTGPHLHFEVRLDNKTVNPLGFYPK